The Anas acuta chromosome 14, bAnaAcu1.1, whole genome shotgun sequence DNA window CCCTCCATTTGTGGCAGAGGAATTGTTCATTCCAATATCCTGATAATTGCTGAAGCCATCCAGCTACTCTGAACGCTGCTTTCAGGTTCTCACCACCACCATTTGTGTGATGCTCTGCCTGGTCTCCCAAAGTGCGGTTGGGATCCTCCAGCTGAGTCTTTTTcacatctctgttttttttgttttgttttattttaggatCCTCTGAATATTACCGGAATGTGACTGCGGTGCAAAATGTACTTTTTCAACAGCTCAGTTGCAGACATCTAATCAGACCGTTTCCTGGAAAGGCTTCGACATGGCTCTGTCTGGGAACGAGATAGAAAGATGGGCTCATGGGCAAGGCGGCCGAATTGGAGAGCTGGTGGAGCCCGCGGCCTCCCCTGACAGCAGCCGTGTGTCTCCAGTGACGTCCCTTGGCAGCAcggagcagctcctgcacctcccTGGCAGGGCAGACTCTGCTTACAGCTCTTTCTCAGGGGGATCAAACGTCCCGGAGTATCCCACCCCATCGTGCTACGGCGAGCACTGCTCTTTGCCTCCCGAGCAGGTACCGTACATGGACTCAGAGTACGTGAGGGGGATTTATAACCTCAGTGCAGCAAACGCTGATCTCAGGTGGCTGCCTCCGCACAAGGCACCAGACCCGGGCACCCGGGGCATCTCTCCCAGCGCTGGGCTCGCGGGGGGCAGTGGAAGCACTCCTTCCCCCGGGGCTCCCAGCCAGGGACCGCCACCCTCTCCTCCCGTGCGACTCGACAGCTTCAGGGTCGCCAGGCACCTTGAAAACACGAGAAGGAGGCGTAGCTCTGGAAGCCCCAGCGAGGGCAGTGCGCAGCCAGCTCACGTGGACGTGTCGTGGAGCCAGAACAGGGCTGAAATCCCTGAGGCTGAGGCAGCCGGGAGAAAGCCTGTGCAACACAAAGGTTGGTGGTCTGCTGGTTCTGCAGAGGGGGGGTCTGTATCAAAAGGTCTGGGGCtaaggacagaagaaaatgcagagaggagCCCAGCCCAAAAATCTGTGAAGAGAAGTAATGCCCATGTTTTCAGCAGGCCgtcttccttcatttttcaggAATATTTAAGGACTGACTCTGTGGCTAACGTCTCGAAAATGTTTTCCGCTTACAATTCAGCTCATGCTCATAAAATTCCTGACGAGACGAGCTCCAAGCCCTATCCTCCGGGGCATGCCAACCCTCGCACTGTTAATGATACACAGGAAGACAAACAGCATCCCTGCAGCGTGCGCAGGCCAGCTTTCAGAGAAGCAGATCTGCGAGGTGCGGTGCCAGAGCCCAGCCGGTGGAAGGGGTCCTTGCTCTGCGCCCAGTGCCCGCTCCGTGCCGAGCTGGACCGGGATGTGTTTGAGGACATTTGTGACTTACAATATATGGAGCATGCTCCTCTAACTAAAAATGCATCCGGGAAGCTGAGCAGTTGTAGAGATGGAAAGCAGTGCTCTAACTCCAAAGGAGAGCTCGGGAGTGGTGCTGGGGAACTGCTCCTGAGTccccaagccaaaacacagaaaGCGTCGGTGTCCTGCAGCTCCCGTGCTGACCACACAGATGATGCCGACCACACAGCTTTGCTCAGACCAAAGGAGGATTCCGCATCACAACTTCTAAATgaagtcaggaaagaaaaacaagccagTAACAGCGATCCTGAGCTTAGCATGCatctggagcaggaggaggctccTGCTCCCTATCAGAAATACCAACCTGGAGTTCAAAAACAGCTCTCGAGAGAGCTGCGGGACGATCTTGCTGGTGAACAAATAAGCAGGCAGACAACTCCCATGCTTTACTACCTTGCTGGGGGAAAAGCCACCAACATCCTGCACCACCACAAGCTCGCCCAATGTCAAGAGGGCTCAAGGAGCTCGCCAGAGGAATTTCCAACAAGCAGCCAGGCTCCCTCGGTGAGGAGCGGAGAGATACAGAGGGaaagcagccagctccagccagccagCCTGCACCACTGGTGTGCTGATGATGGTCTGAATGAGGCTGAAGATCTCGTTCTCGGGAGTCCTGCTTCATCCATGGACGAGAGTTTCAAGAACGACTACAGAGAGAAACTTAAAGTGGCCCAGAAAAAGGTTCTGAGAGAAAcctcctttaaaagaaaagacttGCAGATGAGTTTGCCTGTTAGGCTGAGACAGAAGCCCTCCAAGAGGCCTTCAATCGAACACCTGAGATCTTTCTCATTATCCGGGGCAAATGAGGAAGCCAAACTCGCTCCTTGTTCCCCTCCTCCTCTGGAATCCTTAGAAAGGTTCAACAGAGATGGAGAAATAGAGAGGCCACAAAGGGGTCAAacagggggaaggaaaagggaaacaaaagaggaaaagaaactcTGTTATTCTGAGCCTGAGAAACTCGATCAGCTCGCAGACAAGGAAGCCCCGTGGAACCAGGCCAGGGGTGAAAGGACTGAGCCGGGCACAGAGGCAGCCAGGAGAAAGACCCTGGAAAACAGAGGGAGGGCACTGTCCAGCTCCAGCATCTCCCGGACAGAGCTGAAACAAATCCAGCACACCGCGCTGGTTGAATACATGGAACGAAAGATTAGCCAGAGACCAGGAGGCACGCAGCACGTCCCGCTGCATAAACCACCCCTGCAGAAGAGGCCCTCGCTTCCCAAGTGGCCTCCTTCCAACCCCAACGGGAGCAGGAAGATGCAAAGCGATGAGGTTTTCTGCCAAGCTTCCTCTGAAGAACCACCGCCAGATGTTTTCTCTCCTTCGGCACTTGTCCTCCCCCCGAGCGTGGCCGGCAGATGTggtcccagctctgccactgctGGGTCGGTGCCCTCAGAGCCCAGCCTGTGTCCTGCAGCCGTGGGGAGCCGTGGCTCTGAGCAGGCACCAGCTGAAAGCCTCCCCGGGGCtggagctcctgctgctgccccggcTGCTGAGAGACCCGAGTCAAcgcctcctgctgcacaggtgagaggggcagg harbors:
- the SHROOM1 gene encoding protein Shroom1 yields the protein MALSGNEIERWAHGQGGRIGELVEPAASPDSSRVSPVTSLGSTEQLLHLPGRADSAYSSFSGGSNVPEYPTPSCYGEHCSLPPEQVPYMDSEYVRGIYNLSAANADLRWLPPHKAPDPGTRGISPSAGLAGGSGSTPSPGAPSQGPPPSPPVRLDSFRVARHLENTRRRRSSGSPSEGSAQPAHVDVSWSQNRAEIPEAEAAGRKPVQHKGWWSAGSAEGGSVSKGLGLRTEENAERSPAQKSVKRSNAHVFSRPSSFIFQEYLRTDSVANVSKMFSAYNSAHAHKIPDETSSKPYPPGHANPRTVNDTQEDKQHPCSVRRPAFREADLRGAVPEPSRWKGSLLCAQCPLRAELDRDVFEDICDLQYMEHAPLTKNASGKLSSCRDGKQCSNSKGELGSGAGELLLSPQAKTQKASVSCSSRADHTDDADHTALLRPKEDSASQLLNEVRKEKQASNSDPELSMHLEQEEAPAPYQKYQPGVQKQLSRELRDDLAGEQISRQTTPMLYYLAGGKATNILHHHKLAQCQEGSRSSPEEFPTSSQAPSVRSGEIQRESSQLQPASLHHWCADDGLNEAEDLVLGSPASSMDESFKNDYREKLKVAQKKVLRETSFKRKDLQMSLPVRLRQKPSKRPSIEHLRSFSLSGANEEAKLAPCSPPPLESLERFNRDGEIERPQRGQTGGRKRETKEEKKLCYSEPEKLDQLADKEAPWNQARGERTEPGTEAARRKTLENRGRALSSSSISRTELKQIQHTALVEYMERKISQRPGGTQHVPLHKPPLQKRPSLPKWPPSNPNGSRKMQSDEVFCQASSEEPPPDVFSPSALVLPPSVAGRCGPSSATAGSVPSEPSLCPAAVGSRGSEQAPAESLPGAGAPAAAPAAERPESTPPAAQDADRGASSASGAVSPPQPRESCLGIPSFHDPVGGGCQNHEQNNDISGHSRQDAEELAPETSIPSPRSGSKEDAQVEKECRAGSPTGSALTERPEQQLKASDAAVPQEKGTCCHTVLAQSHQGDKNAPKGLFAKEAAVLDSPEDILQERETNPSKRRLGSAEDQRYQELAMEIVAKDSSLVDILMPYPVRKTALDLMEGLFPADVSMPDKSHRRKADGQQAQGNDRKSNGDVPEECSEPELNAKQRSDSPICKGNQTPNPSGGDTKDLDDITCKKLELVSSLRSKLQALWEDRELVLSEASECAARGKELEATVHDVCKPNEFERYLMFIGDLEKVVSLLLCLSSRLARVQNAMRKIDGNTDAEEKQSLNERHKLLSRQREDAKDLKENLDRRGRVVSGILAKYLTEQQLQDYRRFVQEKTSLLIEQKDLEEQIKFFEEQLENLEKSIPL